In Rutidosis leptorrhynchoides isolate AG116_Rl617_1_P2 chromosome 2, CSIRO_AGI_Rlap_v1, whole genome shotgun sequence, one genomic interval encodes:
- the LOC139889214 gene encoding uncharacterized mitochondrial protein AtMg00810-like — MKQAPRQWNSKLNSALVEHGFEQSTCDYSLYVKRSDLVFISLLVYVDDIVITGNNLCEIEKFKNFLKSKFMIKDLGKLKFFLGIEVLLNKDGICMNQRKYCLELLSDYGMLGCKPICTPIENNMVVACEPNVKDCFLVNITEYRKLIGRLIYLTLTRPGIAVSVQVLS; from the exons ATGAAG CAAGCCCCAAGGCAGTGGAACTCGAAGTTAAATTCTGCCTTGGTTGAGCATGGCTTTGAACAAAGCACTTGTGATTATTCACTGTATGTTAAGAGGAGTGATTTAGTGTTCATTTCTTTActtgtttatgttgatgacattgtcatcactGGAAATAATTTGTGTGAAATagaaaagtttaaaaattttcttAAGTCCAAGTTCATGATAAAAGATCTGGGCAAATTAAAGTTTTTTCTTGGTATTGAAGTTTTGCTTAACAAAGATGGTATTTGTATGAATCAAAGAAAATACTGCTTAGAACTTTTAAGTGATTATGGAATGCTTGGGTGTAAGCCTATATGCACTCCCATTGAAAATAATATGGTGGTTGCATGTGAACCAAATGTTAAAGATTGTTTTCTTGTTAATATCACTGAGTATCGGAAATTGATTGGAAGATTGATATATCTTACACTTACCAGACCCGGCATAGCAGTTTCTGTACAAGTTTTGAGTTAG